One Odocoileus virginianus isolate 20LAN1187 ecotype Illinois chromosome 6, Ovbor_1.2, whole genome shotgun sequence DNA segment encodes these proteins:
- the GPR65 gene encoding psychosine receptor, giving the protein MNSTCIDEQHDLDHYLFPAVYVFVVIVSIPANVGSLCVSFLQAKQENELGIYLFSLSLSDLLYASTLPLWINYTWNRDNWTLSPALCKGSAFLMYLNFYSSTAFLTCIALDRYLAVVYPLRFFFLRSRRCAFMVSLAIWILETILNAVILWEDETAVEYCDAKKSNFTLCYDKYPLENWQIRFNFARTCIGYMIPLVIIMTCNKKVYQAVRQNQATENREKKRIIKLLISITLTFILCFTPFHVMLLIRSILEHNMNLKEQVFDHSKSGKQSYKIYRITVALTSLNCVADPILYCFITETGRSDMWNILKFFTGRLNKSKRQRKRVLSVSTKDTIELDILQ; this is encoded by the coding sequence ATGAACAGCACGTGCATCGACGAGCAGCATGACTTGGATCACTACTTGTTCCCAGCGGTTTACGTCTTCGTGGTGATCGTCAGCATTCCAGCCAACGTcggttctctgtgtgtgtcttttctgCAGGCGAAGCAAGAAAACGAACTAGGCATTTACCTCTTCAGCTTATCCCTCTCGGACCTGCTCTATGCCTCAACGCTCCCTCTGTGGATCAATTACACCTGGAATAGAGACAACTGGACGCTCTCCCCCGCCCTCTGCAAAGGGAGCGCTTTTCTCATGTACCTCAACTTCTATAGCAGCACGGCTTTCCTCACCTGCATCGCGCTCGATCGCTACTTGGCAGTGGTCTACCCTCTGCGGTTCTTCTTCCTAAGGTCGAGAAGATGTGCGTTCATGGTCAGCCTTGCCATCTGGATTTTGGAAACCATCCTCAACGCGGTTATTCTGTGGGAAGATGAAACAGCTGTCGAATATTGTGATGCCAAGAAGTCCAACTTTACTTTATGCTATGACAAATATCCTTTGGAGAACTGGCAAATCAGGTTTAACTTTGCTAGGACGTGTATAGGTTATATGATACCTTTGGTCATTATAATGACTTGCAACAAGAAAGTTTACCAAGCTGTGCGGCAAAATCAAGCCACGGAAaacagggaaaagaagagaatcatAAAACTACTGATCAGTATCACGTTGACTTTTATCTTGTGTTTTACCCCCTTTCATGTGATGTTGCTGATTCGCAGCATTTTGGAGCACAACATGAACTTAAAAGAACAAGTGTTTGACCATTCCAAGTCTGGGAAGCAGAGTTATAAGATCTATAGAATCACAGTTGCATTAACAAGTTTAAATTGTGTTGCTGACCCAATCCTCTACTGCTTCATAACTGAGACAGGAAGATCAGATATGTGGAATATATTAAAGTTCTTTACTGGGAGGCTTAATAaatcaaaaagacaaagaaaacgtGTCCTTTCTGTATCTACCAAAGATACTATAGAATTAGACATCCTGCAATAG